The following proteins come from a genomic window of Brevibacillus antibioticus:
- a CDS encoding PEP/pyruvate-binding domain-containing protein, with amino-acid sequence MTVCKIGAIPLHTDTIYGQKAYSLSQLNVQGLNVPEGFALSTNFYTEFLNYNRFPFQPNQYLSHNNEIMDFLICAQFSEEQKKQIAVIHQMLVQHSGDSLAVRSSAVFEDLVGDSMAGLYDSIVQVCTYEELEQAVKKCYASLFSDRALSVLSRKGMDFTHHRMGVIIQKFVAGTPSGVMFTADTIEMDSDVIHVNSVDGYCSQFVDGALPSSFYKVAKQTGEVIESHLAQGSKSLSPEHMESLVQTAQTIEALFEDCQDIEWTFQGDTLYILQARTITTMRNRPFHIQWDEPGESDFTWFRITEQPYPPLVQEIFEMEAVGYHDGAYATAGRMEYYADIRNHNGYFFARLKDMPNRDEKRQAFIEYVDRLFAEGKHIFFDVVLPQLQTYTNQLNHYIGKDLQHAEAVTFLEVAYDFLRKATELHDYAVYGGRYIHEFETYCKEILEDMRLEQTFDLVYVPSQLTKERQQLAHMAEIVNQNDDLQHLFETCHYDEILYARLSKLSTAEVLLGEMEAYLKEFGLLSKGFDNELHPVLIEQPSLVMAKIRTFLTLDTKEFLHNMETTKANKQNLVDAITERLDEESRGEFLNKLQLAEKAFLTGDNHNFYMDSMFRSYIRLAVMQAGNILTREGLIERPDDVHFLRFDQLMDGLRNHTSYITHIEAGKKLIAEQKRMLTPTFIGRAASGPPPHPNQQATANPEEDPHLLTGVSGLRKNVTGIVVYGIPRVLKEDRILVLPHGHAGDIMHIVDKVKGLIFAGGAPFDHLGILSRELGIPSMYYVSNVFERLKVGDMVEIDGVQSQIRRLIKE; translated from the coding sequence TTGACTGTTTGTAAAATTGGAGCGATTCCGCTGCACACTGACACCATCTATGGACAAAAAGCGTATTCGTTGTCACAGCTGAACGTACAAGGATTGAACGTACCTGAAGGTTTTGCTCTGTCCACTAACTTTTACACGGAATTTCTGAACTATAATCGTTTCCCATTTCAACCGAATCAGTATTTGTCACACAACAACGAAATTATGGACTTCTTGATTTGTGCACAATTTTCTGAGGAACAAAAGAAACAGATCGCTGTCATTCATCAAATGCTGGTACAGCATTCAGGCGACAGTCTAGCAGTCAGATCTTCTGCTGTGTTTGAAGACCTCGTTGGTGACAGCATGGCCGGTCTGTACGATTCCATTGTACAAGTATGCACTTACGAAGAACTGGAGCAAGCAGTCAAAAAATGCTATGCTTCCTTGTTCTCTGATAGAGCACTCTCAGTCCTGTCACGCAAAGGAATGGACTTCACCCACCATCGGATGGGGGTGATTATCCAAAAGTTTGTGGCCGGCACTCCATCTGGGGTCATGTTTACAGCGGACACGATTGAAATGGACTCTGACGTTATTCACGTCAATTCAGTAGACGGCTATTGCAGCCAGTTTGTAGACGGTGCATTGCCTTCTTCATTTTACAAAGTTGCCAAGCAGACAGGGGAGGTTATCGAGAGCCATCTTGCGCAAGGCTCCAAATCACTGTCACCTGAGCATATGGAAAGCTTGGTGCAAACCGCACAGACGATCGAAGCACTGTTTGAAGATTGTCAAGATATTGAATGGACTTTTCAGGGCGATACGCTGTATATCCTACAGGCACGAACGATTACCACAATGAGAAACCGCCCGTTCCACATCCAATGGGATGAACCAGGAGAATCTGATTTTACCTGGTTTAGAATCACGGAACAGCCTTATCCTCCGCTGGTCCAAGAGATTTTCGAAATGGAGGCCGTCGGCTATCACGACGGGGCCTATGCGACAGCGGGACGAATGGAGTATTACGCAGATATCCGCAACCATAACGGCTACTTTTTCGCCCGCTTAAAAGACATGCCAAACAGGGATGAAAAGCGACAAGCCTTTATCGAGTACGTCGATCGGTTGTTTGCTGAAGGCAAACACATCTTTTTCGATGTGGTCTTGCCACAGCTCCAAACCTATACAAACCAGTTGAATCACTATATCGGAAAAGACTTGCAGCACGCGGAAGCCGTAACTTTCTTGGAAGTCGCCTATGATTTCTTGCGTAAGGCGACCGAATTGCACGATTACGCGGTGTACGGCGGTCGATACATTCATGAGTTTGAGACGTATTGCAAAGAAATACTGGAGGACATGAGATTAGAGCAGACCTTCGACCTGGTGTATGTCCCTTCCCAGTTGACCAAAGAGCGCCAACAACTGGCCCATATGGCCGAGATCGTGAACCAGAATGATGACTTGCAACATCTGTTTGAAACGTGCCACTACGATGAAATTTTATATGCACGTCTGAGCAAGCTGTCGACAGCCGAAGTGTTGCTAGGCGAAATGGAAGCGTATCTTAAAGAGTTCGGCTTACTAAGCAAAGGCTTTGACAATGAGCTACATCCGGTTTTAATAGAACAGCCATCTTTGGTTATGGCCAAAATTAGAACGTTCTTAACCTTAGATACCAAAGAATTCCTCCACAACATGGAAACCACCAAAGCGAACAAACAGAATTTGGTGGATGCAATCACAGAAAGGCTGGATGAAGAGTCGCGTGGGGAGTTCTTAAACAAGCTCCAATTGGCAGAAAAGGCATTCCTTACAGGTGACAACCACAATTTCTATATGGACAGCATGTTCCGATCTTACATCAGATTGGCAGTCATGCAGGCAGGCAATATCCTGACACGAGAAGGACTGATCGAACGCCCCGACGATGTCCATTTCTTACGATTTGACCAGCTGATGGACGGCTTGCGTAATCATACCTCATACATCACGCACATCGAAGCAGGCAAAAAATTAATTGCCGAGCAAAAACGAATGCTGACACCTACTTTTATCGGACGAGCAGCGAGCGGACCGCCGCCACATCCGAACCAACAGGCAACGGCAAACCCAGAAGAAGATCCACATCTCCTCACAGGCGTATCGGGATTGAGGAAAAATGTGACCGGAATCGTTGTGTATGGTATTCCGCGTGTGCTTAAGGAAGATCGGATTCTCGTTTTGCCGCATGGCCATGCCGGGGATATCATGCACATAGTTGATAAAGTAAAAGGTCTGATTTTTGCAGGCGGAGCGCCATTTGATCACCTGGGCATTTTGTCCCGGGAACTAGGTATCCCTTCCATGTACTATGTGTCAAACGTATTCGAACGCTTAAAAGTGGGCGATATGGTCGAAATCGATGGCGTTCAATCACAGATCAGACGCTTGATCAAGGAGTAA
- a CDS encoding MupA/Atu3671 family FMN-dependent luciferase-like monooxygenase, with product MKIDFSLFFFGSYNQMGSDTYQLLLDTVKIADENGFKAVWTPERHFHDFGGVFPNPSVISAALAMITQNLQLRAGSIVSPLHHPVRIVEEWSVVDNLSNGRVGVSFTAGWHPDDFILNPSTFGNRSEYMYEQIKIIRQLWRGETSEFPNGVGNLAKAKTYPKPKAKELPIWITTTGKEESFIRAGRIGANVLTHLLYQDISSLHGKIKLYRQTLQENGYNPEQGVVTVMIHTFIGDDLDHVKQTIRQPFTDYLASSINLGDALRKNMNQSGTKGNDPALMKTMLQIIFERYWKSAALFGTPDSCIQTVRLMHEAGVNEIACLVDFGIEASAVMQGLDKLIELKQLIAQMNQTGGNSPLVHG from the coding sequence TTGAAGATAGATTTTAGCCTGTTCTTCTTCGGCAGCTATAATCAGATGGGTTCAGACACGTACCAGCTGTTGTTAGACACGGTAAAAATTGCCGATGAGAACGGCTTCAAAGCAGTCTGGACACCAGAGCGTCATTTTCACGATTTTGGTGGTGTATTCCCAAATCCATCAGTGATCTCTGCCGCATTGGCGATGATTACACAAAACCTGCAGCTCCGTGCAGGAAGTATCGTGTCGCCATTACACCATCCTGTTCGGATTGTGGAAGAGTGGTCGGTTGTAGATAATCTGTCTAATGGCAGAGTGGGGGTTTCCTTTACGGCTGGTTGGCATCCTGATGACTTCATTCTCAATCCTTCTACATTTGGTAATCGTTCAGAGTATATGTACGAGCAGATCAAAATAATCAGACAGCTGTGGCGGGGGGAGACGAGCGAATTTCCAAACGGGGTCGGTAATTTGGCTAAAGCTAAAACCTATCCGAAACCAAAAGCAAAAGAGCTGCCGATCTGGATCACCACAACTGGCAAAGAAGAATCATTCATACGCGCGGGACGAATCGGTGCCAATGTCTTAACCCACTTACTGTACCAAGACATTTCCAGTTTGCACGGAAAGATCAAGCTGTATCGTCAAACATTGCAAGAAAATGGATACAACCCCGAACAAGGTGTGGTCACGGTGATGATCCATACCTTTATTGGTGACGATCTAGATCACGTGAAGCAGACTATCCGCCAACCTTTTACCGATTATCTAGCGTCCAGCATCAATCTGGGTGACGCCTTGCGCAAAAATATGAACCAAAGCGGAACAAAAGGAAATGACCCGGCATTGATGAAAACGATGTTGCAGATCATTTTCGAACGGTATTGGAAATCAGCTGCGTTGTTCGGTACGCCAGACAGCTGCATTCAGACCGTTAGACTGATGCATGAAGCCGGTGTCAACGAGATTGCCTGCCTAGTAGACTTCGGGATCGAGGCGTCCGCAGTGATGCAAGGGTTGGATAAGCTGATTGAGCTAAAACAATTGATCGCACAGATGAACCAAACAGGGGGAAACTCTCCCCTTGTCCACGGTTGA
- a CDS encoding BtrH N-terminal domain-containing protein, protein MTEKVMLSNIEPFNELFYKSCFYNSLFPILQYFDTRKTPVLANDVLLYTWDEPNLKVPFTIDYEVNLSESELLQQLGITSKELHYQAEFMDDIKAALMQSHPVIVWIDSFYSSIRQDTYHKIHKAHSLLVYGFDDTQEVFHIMEHKHADTLSYEPRRISYEDMKKAYSGYHEYLNSANREAYFEFYKCGTNYPNEMVYDDSSYDLTVFQANHVRFKNLILERLELIHIFADHFAYITSTSNNLQEFGEELLSRINEIINAKLAEKYKLKVVGYPNPAAVQLLDQVMANWRMIRVIIGKFLFSGIYKTADLQLCLNKLQHIYETEQRYYQLLFH, encoded by the coding sequence ATGACAGAAAAAGTGATGCTTTCAAACATCGAACCGTTTAACGAACTTTTCTACAAAAGTTGTTTCTACAATTCCTTATTTCCGATTCTACAGTACTTTGATACCAGAAAAACTCCGGTGCTGGCCAATGATGTGCTTCTGTACACGTGGGACGAGCCTAACCTGAAAGTTCCGTTTACCATTGACTATGAAGTAAATCTGTCGGAGTCGGAATTGCTGCAACAGCTTGGAATCACGAGCAAGGAGCTTCATTATCAAGCAGAATTCATGGACGATATTAAAGCCGCTCTTATGCAGAGTCATCCTGTGATTGTGTGGATTGACAGCTTCTATTCGTCCATTCGTCAAGACACCTACCACAAGATTCATAAAGCTCATAGTCTGCTCGTTTATGGCTTCGATGACACTCAAGAAGTGTTTCACATTATGGAGCACAAGCATGCCGACACGTTGTCATACGAACCGCGGAGAATCAGTTATGAAGATATGAAAAAAGCCTATTCAGGCTACCACGAATACCTCAACAGCGCGAACCGGGAGGCCTATTTTGAATTTTACAAATGTGGCACCAACTATCCAAATGAGATGGTTTACGATGATTCCTCGTATGATCTGACAGTTTTTCAAGCGAATCACGTTCGGTTTAAGAACTTGATCTTAGAACGACTAGAACTGATACATATATTTGCTGATCATTTTGCGTACATAACATCCACGAGTAATAATTTGCAAGAATTCGGTGAAGAATTGCTCAGCAGAATCAACGAAATAATCAACGCGAAACTGGCGGAAAAGTATAAATTGAAGGTGGTAGGCTATCCCAACCCCGCTGCAGTTCAGCTTTTGGATCAAGTAATGGCCAACTGGCGGATGATCCGAGTCATCATTGGTAAGTTTTTGTTTTCGGGTATATACAAAACTGCCGATCTTCAGCTTTGTCTCAACAAGTTGCAGCACATATATGAAACAGAACAGCGATATTATCAACTCCTCTTCCATTAG
- a CDS encoding non-ribosomal peptide synthetase: MEKGLAHIWCEALQLTELDIEANFFELGGNSFIATQISYRTNDIYDSYVDMADLFEYSSIASLASYMEMMGFTALTHKEITNRMNLQPNKTYDLSSSQKRIWFLQKMNPNLRMYNILTVLEVKTALDLTVLKHTLNTLLQRHSSLRTVFQEAEGEPKQIILDSLEFELNVVDLCQEPEQETILKQLIQKQNETVFDMSKPLINFTVFKLGEAEYSICFHIHHLITDGTSNQLLLQELVEIYEAKFEGRPANLKLLAKNYVDWVYEKEEWMKTEEFAQMESYWLDKLAKPLPALQLPTNFTRPLLQTYNGSFYSLKLSSGLTSRLKPLAQEYNSTMHIFMLSVYFLLLHKVTQEDDLIVGYPVSGRDSREYENVLGLFINMIPIRVQISQLKDFQALFEVVKTQSVQGYKNSKYPFDLLVSKINPERDLSRSPIFQAAFQYFETYTANDEISLYEFYLICKEQGDHLELRFEYNTDLFKRETIERLADAFEYLLEQITDEPNRTLNQFVLMREKEQQELLALYADETWANQIEQVPLTTLVEQSAMKYADKTALVFGGERMSFRELNEKANQIAHALRQAGIRANQPVGILLERSLEMIVGILGIVKAGGIYVPLDTTYPLERLRMIIEHSDMKVLFTDPSVLMKRSDVQLLARKCVATMVTPADCLEMPTTWTEAPSMDHLMYLMYTSGSTGVPKGVMVSHANASHFIQWSILNGNLKPDDQMMLVTSISFDISVFEMFASLASGATMHIIPLEMLVRSDALAAYIQANLITVWHSVPTLMSQLLPAMRSCKTSESSTMLRLIMIGGEAWGTNLAKEISEVFPQAELLNMYGPTETTIWVSFQRVTPAMLNGQKTIPIGKPITGNRILILDHFGQLCLPGMPGELHVCGRNVAQGYYKNEEKTSEVFLTDPVTNNLLYKTGDIGFYNSQGYIEYLSRNDGMVKVRGYRIDSGEIEHHLIESGLVSEVAVIPQKQGESNKLVCFYTAKGTLTDQHLIEMLKQKVPNYMIPARFVPLPDLPKTLNGKIDRKTLSQHSVTIVTSSTDTFVEASTEMEKFLANLWCQLLELSQIGIEDNFFALGGNSFLVNQMHYHIEKRFPGQVNIVDLFSYPTIFSLSAYLTEENEAYAKSPQEEDTLEADLEEMFNNIKKGTLSIQEAVNHLK; the protein is encoded by the coding sequence TTGGAGAAAGGATTAGCCCATATCTGGTGTGAAGCATTGCAGCTCACGGAGCTTGACATTGAAGCTAATTTTTTTGAACTGGGAGGCAACTCCTTTATAGCTACCCAGATCTCTTACCGTACCAACGACATTTATGACAGCTATGTCGACATGGCTGACCTTTTTGAATACTCGTCCATTGCTTCGTTGGCTTCCTATATGGAAATGATGGGTTTTACCGCACTGACTCATAAGGAAATCACCAACAGAATGAATCTGCAACCTAACAAGACCTATGATCTGTCTAGTTCGCAGAAGCGAATCTGGTTCTTACAAAAGATGAACCCGAATCTTCGCATGTACAATATCCTTACTGTTCTTGAAGTAAAGACAGCATTAGATTTGACCGTATTGAAGCATACCTTGAACACCTTGTTGCAGCGCCACAGCTCCTTACGCACTGTTTTTCAAGAGGCAGAAGGGGAACCGAAGCAAATCATTTTGGATTCACTGGAATTTGAATTGAATGTGGTCGACCTGTGCCAAGAGCCAGAGCAAGAAACCATTTTGAAGCAATTGATTCAGAAACAGAATGAGACGGTGTTTGATATGTCCAAGCCCCTGATCAACTTTACCGTTTTCAAGCTGGGGGAAGCCGAATATTCGATCTGCTTCCATATACACCACCTGATCACGGATGGAACCAGCAATCAATTGCTATTGCAGGAACTGGTTGAAATCTATGAGGCGAAATTTGAAGGCCGTCCCGCTAACTTGAAGCTACTTGCCAAGAACTACGTGGACTGGGTTTACGAAAAAGAAGAGTGGATGAAAACTGAAGAATTTGCTCAGATGGAAAGTTACTGGCTGGACAAGCTGGCGAAGCCATTGCCAGCGCTTCAGTTGCCGACGAATTTCACTCGGCCACTCTTGCAGACGTATAACGGCAGTTTTTATTCCCTGAAGCTGTCTTCTGGGTTGACTAGCCGATTAAAGCCTCTGGCTCAGGAATATAACTCGACCATGCATATATTCATGCTGTCCGTCTACTTTTTACTTTTGCACAAGGTAACACAGGAAGATGACCTGATCGTGGGTTACCCCGTATCGGGACGCGACTCACGGGAATATGAAAACGTCTTGGGTTTGTTTATCAATATGATTCCAATCCGCGTTCAAATCAGTCAACTGAAAGATTTTCAGGCGCTGTTCGAGGTAGTTAAGACACAGTCGGTCCAAGGCTACAAGAACAGTAAATACCCATTTGACCTGCTGGTAAGCAAAATTAACCCAGAAAGGGACTTGAGTCGCAGTCCGATTTTTCAAGCTGCCTTCCAATACTTCGAAACCTATACGGCAAACGATGAAATAAGTCTGTATGAATTTTATTTGATATGTAAAGAACAGGGAGACCATCTGGAACTTCGTTTTGAATATAATACAGACCTGTTCAAACGAGAGACAATAGAGCGCCTGGCTGATGCCTTCGAGTATCTGTTGGAACAAATCACTGACGAGCCGAACCGCACTCTGAATCAGTTTGTCTTGATGCGCGAAAAGGAACAGCAAGAATTGCTCGCACTATATGCAGATGAGACGTGGGCCAATCAGATCGAACAAGTGCCGTTGACGACCTTGGTTGAACAATCTGCCATGAAGTACGCCGATAAGACAGCCCTTGTGTTTGGTGGAGAACGGATGAGCTTCCGTGAGTTGAACGAAAAAGCCAATCAGATCGCCCATGCATTGAGGCAAGCTGGCATCAGGGCTAATCAGCCTGTCGGCATTTTGCTGGAACGCAGCCTTGAAATGATTGTCGGAATTCTTGGAATAGTAAAAGCAGGTGGAATCTATGTCCCGCTTGATACGACTTATCCGCTTGAACGACTTCGCATGATCATAGAGCATAGCGATATGAAAGTGCTGTTCACGGATCCGTCCGTATTGATGAAACGAAGCGACGTTCAGCTACTCGCACGTAAATGTGTTGCTACAATGGTTACTCCAGCTGACTGCCTCGAAATGCCGACAACATGGACTGAGGCTCCATCAATGGATCACCTGATGTATCTGATGTATACCTCAGGTTCAACTGGTGTCCCCAAAGGCGTCATGGTTTCCCATGCCAACGCCAGCCATTTTATACAATGGAGTATTCTCAACGGGAATTTGAAACCAGATGACCAGATGATGCTCGTCACTTCGATCAGCTTTGATATATCTGTGTTCGAGATGTTTGCGTCGCTTGCCAGCGGGGCCACAATGCACATCATTCCATTAGAGATGCTGGTTCGTTCCGATGCCTTGGCTGCGTATATCCAGGCCAATCTGATCACGGTCTGGCATTCCGTACCAACGTTGATGAGCCAGCTTTTGCCTGCGATGCGAAGCTGCAAAACTTCTGAGTCATCCACTATGCTACGGCTGATTATGATCGGAGGAGAAGCTTGGGGAACGAACCTGGCAAAGGAAATCAGCGAAGTTTTCCCGCAAGCGGAGCTTCTAAACATGTATGGTCCTACGGAAACGACCATATGGGTATCTTTTCAAAGAGTGACACCCGCGATGCTGAATGGGCAGAAAACAATCCCGATCGGCAAACCCATTACTGGCAACCGCATCTTGATACTCGACCATTTCGGCCAGCTTTGTCTGCCAGGTATGCCAGGTGAGCTTCATGTCTGCGGACGCAATGTTGCCCAAGGCTATTACAAGAATGAGGAGAAAACCAGTGAAGTGTTTCTAACTGATCCGGTTACAAATAACCTTCTATACAAAACAGGCGATATCGGTTTTTACAATTCACAGGGTTACATTGAATATCTGAGCCGCAATGATGGTATGGTAAAAGTCCGCGGCTATCGGATCGATTCAGGAGAGATCGAACACCATCTAATCGAAAGCGGCCTAGTCAGTGAAGTCGCTGTTATCCCGCAAAAGCAAGGGGAGAGCAACAAGCTGGTCTGCTTTTATACTGCAAAAGGTACGCTAACCGACCAACATCTTATTGAGATGCTAAAGCAAAAAGTGCCAAACTACATGATTCCTGCCCGGTTTGTCCCACTGCCAGACCTGCCGAAAACATTAAACGGTAAAATAGACCGGAAAACCCTTAGTCAGCATTCCGTTACAATAGTCACTTCTTCTACGGATACGTTTGTGGAAGCTTCTACGGAGATGGAGAAATTCTTGGCGAACCTGTGGTGTCAATTGCTGGAATTGTCACAGATAGGCATTGAGGATAATTTTTTCGCCTTAGGCGGCAACTCTTTCTTGGTGAATCAAATGCATTACCATATCGAGAAGAGATTTCCGGGTCAAGTCAACATCGTGGATCTCTTCTCCTATCCAACCATTTTTAGTCTATCTGCTTACCTGACCGAAGAAAATGAAGCGTACGCCAAAAGTCCTCAAGAGGAGGACACACTTGAAGCTGATTTGGAAGAGATGTTCAACAATATCAAAAAGGGCACTCTCAGCATCCAAGAAGCTGTAAACCACTTAAAGTGA